TTAAAACAGGCGAACTTTCTTTTGAAAAAGATTTTAGAACTTTCAGAGAACGAGGATTACGAGGCGATCGAAGCCTTCCTATTCAGCAAACACTTGGAGTAACTGAATATTCCAGACTCAAAAATAAAAACGGATCCTGGTCTATCTTCTTCTCTTGTAAAAATAATGGACCCAAAGATTCTTTCGGTTTCAGAAAATTCAAATACGACTGTTTTTCCGTTCTTAGGAAAAAATTCCCTGCTGATTTTTTCTCAGAATGGAACTGAGAGATCTTCTTGATTACTGAAGGAAGATTTCTATCTTCCGAATATATATTGGAAAATAAGATCAGATAATTTTTATCTTTCCAAATTCCTCTGAATACGAATCCTTCTCGGGAGAAAAATTCGCGAAAAGGGATTTCTTCGGATACATCTTCCAATCTTGAATATTGGAAAACATCTTCCGTACCAAGCACCTTAGGTAAGAATGAATCAATTTTAAGTCCGGG
Above is a window of Leptospira selangorensis DNA encoding:
- a CDS encoding LIC11631 family protein; translated protein: MAKTTLSKTSIFEPYGHSDLYALDNLYFSTLKEREVWDFSRVKEFSALNLGFIFARAELTWKKLQSELEIKNLNPSFKKGICLSAGWEEAPGLKIDSFLPKVLGTEDVFQYSRLEDVSEEIPFREFFSREGFVFRGIWKDKNYLILFSNIYSEDRNLPSVIKKISQFHSEKKSAGNFFLRTEKQSYLNFLKPKESLGPLFLQEKKIDQDPFLFLSLEYSVTPSVC